In Cydia amplana chromosome 5, ilCydAmpl1.1, whole genome shotgun sequence, the genomic window AGAACCCTTAGCCAGGTTGAGAGCAAGTTGAGTGATCAGATCAACTATTTGACGCAAGTGTCCACCGGTCAGCCGCATGAAGGCTCAGGCTACGCGTCCCAGAAAGTACTGCAGATGGCGTGGCACCGGCTGGAGCATGTGCGCTCCTGGGTCAACGAGCTGGACCGCCTGAAGGCTTCACATTTAGCAGCTAGCACTCGGAGTGTAACAGCTAGCAACGTCCCCAATGGAAATATGACTAACTCTGGAACAAGCACATGATTACAGTGCTACAACATTTTTCAGTAAATCA contains:
- the LOC134648472 gene encoding mediator of RNA polymerase II transcription subunit 11, whose protein sequence is MAGPMERITVLDDIEKEIITCLQCAAQALLELGKEKSSQKQAESNTSQFLRTLSQVESKLSDQINYLTQVSTGQPHEGSGYASQKVLQMAWHRLEHVRSWVNELDRLKASHLAASTRSVTASNVPNGNMTNSGTST